cactttcatagtttTTTTGTTCAGTGAATGGTCACTGTGGCTgatgtctctttttgtgttccatgcaagaaagtATATAGggtagagtaaatgatgacagaactttcattttggtaATCTATcccttttaaagtcaacatgaaacagcattcacaactAATTGTACTAATGTTATGTGATGTTTTTCAGAGTGAAACACATTTAACGAGAATAAAATGTGGGGATTTTATCCATTAGGAATGATTGGATTGTAAGTGTAAGTGTCTTGTGTTCAGGAATTAGCCATATTTGAATGAGAGtttgatagaaaaaaaaaaggctttaatGGCTATAAAAAAAGTGCTAAGATGGCTAAATTGCTATTTGGCTGTGGTTTAGCAATATACAATAGCCCATGCAGCCTTGGTGACATGTACCGTAAGAGAAAATAATTTCAGATTAACCTAACTGGGGTATATTTTGATTTCGTATTGAATTCGACATATCAGACagagacaaaaacaaaatgaggtaCTTCTTGGTTCACTTTGGTTTTTACCACATGTGGTTTAAAAGGGCGTGAAAAACCCTGTTGCTGAGCAACAACCAAATTATCCTTTCTGAGCTCATACTGTGGTTTTACTAGTGACTCAGGAATGTATACTTAgattgttttgtttgaatttaaCAATTTGTCCATCTATACACTACGACAGGTCATAACCACAGATAGTATTTTGTAATCCATCAGTGAGTCCAACTagatttctgaagaaaatatgagtgatGCTTTTCTGTGGAAAAACTGGCCACCATGATGCTAGGATGTTGTTGGTGGTAGCTAAATTGTTGAGTTATTGAGTAGTTTTTGGCTCATTGCTCATAAGTCAAAAAGCCTACCTCCAAGTCTTAATTATATTATGGTCCATTTATATAAGTTGGGTCCTTCCTTCAAAGGGTAAACTTTTTCTGCGAGCCACTTTGTCTTGCGCATGGTTGAGCGCTCAGCCTCAAGTATACTTGACGCATGGGCACTGCAACTTTATGATAATCTTTTAGCATCAATGGTAGGCACATGAACCTCTGATGCATGCCTTGATAAACTAGGCTGCATGTGGACAGTCTGCGTGTACTGTGCCAACAAAATTTGCATCTCAAATACAAATACGCACTGTAGCGGCCAAATAGCAATGCTTGCCTTAGCTAGCGTCAAGTTTATTTATCAAATTCGCCACTAATGATAGTTTAATCCCAACTCACATTGAAGCCCCATTTTGTGTCATATAGGTTTTCACATGTATTATGCTGTTCATAAagtgttcttttattttttagcagTGTTTGAGCATGCAGATGCAGGACACAATGAATATGGATGGATTTATGAATACAAGCCAATCTTTAGAAGCACAGGACCCAAACTACAGCCAATACCTGCCTGGGATAGACCATCTCTCCTCCACCCAAACAGAGGTGTGTCCTCCTGAATACATCAACACCTATGATGGATCCTTCAACACTATGGTTTCACCCAACCTCAGTCAGATGAGCCTGAATGGCCCGGAAGTGAGCTCCGATGAATTTTGTAATATGTTTCATCCTGAAATGGAAGTTAAAGTGAACAGCGGCTCTGTGACCTTTGATGGAGGAAATATGGTCAGCCAACACTCTGAGATTCCCAGCGATCCTCCTGTAAACCCCATGGATCTTCAAAGCTTCTCTCCTGCAAACTTCGACTTGGAAAAACCAGAACTTATGGCAGAATTCCTGGATTCTGATTCTGGGTTGTCTCTGGATGCCAGTCCTCATATGAGTTCTCCAGGAAAGTCTTTGCATGGAGATGGATCCTACAGTTTTAGTGACTCCGACTCCGAAGATATGGACGGTAGTCCAGGAAGTGCAGAATCAGATTATTCCGAGATATTCCCGCTGGTTTACAACTGCGATGGTGCTCAGCTTTCTCTCTCAGATAAATCCATGGTAGAACCGCAGGAGATGAAAGTGAAGAACCCAAAGATAAAGCCGGCAGAGGGCAGTGGCTACTCCAAACCTCCTTTCACCAAAGACAAACAGAAGAAACGCTCTGAGGCCAGGCTCTCCCGTGACGAACAGAGAGCAAAAGCCTTGCAGATCCCCTTCACTGTAGATACGATCATCAATCTTCCTGTAGATGACTTCAACGAGATGATGTCCAAACAACAGCTCAATGAAGCTCAACTCTCCCTCATCAGAGACATCCGCCGTCGAGGCAAGAACAAGGTCGCTGCGCAGAACTGCCGCAAGAGGAAGTTGGAGAACATCGTGGGCCTTGAGTATGAGCTAGACTCgctggaggaggagaaggaacgCCTGATGAATGAGAAAAGTGAACGTAGTACCGGTCTGAGAGAGATGAAGCAACAGTTGAATACTCTGTACCAAGAGGTCTTCAGTATGCTTCGAGACGAGCAGGGCAGGCCTTTCTCACCCAATGAATACTCCCTTCAGCATACCGCCGACGGCACAGTTTTCCTCGTTCCTCGCCTTAAAAAGACTCCGGTTAAGAATGACTAGATCTGTTCCTTCTTGTCTCCCCTTCCATTCTTGCTTCTATTTTTTGGTAGTGCATTTCTCTTGCTAACACCTTGTCCTAATTAGGCGCAACGTTATAGCAATAAGTGATATAAGCTATCTTTGTCCTAACCACAAAAGTGCAATAGAACGGCACTTGATTTCGCACTTTCTAATTGGAAACTCTGTACACCTTTAGAAAAAATGCAATTCAACATCATTTGTCAACTTGGTTCCAGTTTTGTTTACTCGCATGTAATTTTCCAATCATCTAGCAATGGAATATCTTTATGGTTGAAGATCAAAGGCGTGCAAAGTCTTGCACATTCGGCTTGAAATGGAACACAGTGTAAACTTtgaatatgttctgattggctgcaaATTTCACATTGCGCAGCTTCGCATATAGTGCATCAcgcctggttaggacatggtgcaagttttatgaaaaataaatactaaatagGAGTGTATTTTGCTTATGTACATCAAATATTGAAATAGCAGAATGAATATATAAGTTTATCATATTCTGCTTTCctaatatttttaatatgtgttTGATTTTGTACTCCTTTATATTTTCTCTGAGATTCTTTTGCCTACCTggtttgtaaataaatgtatacctTATTTGCTATTGAGATGgacaaatgtactgtatataaaaatagaTTCTACATTCTTGTATGCTAATAATGGTTGAGATCCTTTTAAGTCTGCACTTAAGTCAGTTTTATATCTTAATTTACAATTATATTGCTATTTTATCTCTGGACTTTATGGctttatgataaataaataaatatttaaaacagtgATGACTTTGGCAGTTGTTTTAAATGGTTGACTAGTTGTTTTATGATGAGAAGGTGAATGGAGGAAAGAGGAACTGGATATTAACAATAAGGAAGTAGTCACAAATCTATTaagttaaaaatgtatgaataacaATGAATTAGATCATTCCATTTGGTTTGATAATAGTCTAGATAATAGAATAATTGGTTAAAAGTCAGAAGAAAAGTCTTGCGCTATTTGTTTCCAGATGCCAGTTGGTTTGATATTGTATCTAatgtaatgacattcatacattttaaatgtagcctaaatgtctaaatactttttttaaacccACTATATATCCTACTTCGCCATTACAACATAATCTATTGGGACAATGCTAAACATTATATAAGAAGGGTTTGGAGCTGTAGTTTTTCAGAAACAACTTTTCAATTTGGCTCGCCACCAACATGGTACCACACTACATATTCACACCATCTACCCTGATTTGTGAGATTAAACCTAATCATAAACATTAGAgtgtgaaagaaaatgtttgtCCAGTGTGCTAACTAACAAGTTTCAACTGAATATTTACCTCAGCCTAACAAACCCAATCTCCCAGTGTTATGCATCAGAGCACGGTTGTTTGGCTGCAGCCCATTTAAGATTAAAGCCCTAGTGGACAAAGAGCAGTAGAACGGGTCAGATTTTTTGCTTTGCAAgccacacacgcaaacacacacaacctttgaaCACACCAAGCCCTCTCTTTTCACAGTACAGTAAAGCTTGACAGTCTGCTtgttatactaaaacaaacaggGCCAACCTGTTCAGAAACCTGCATTAACATGTCATGATGTAGggtctttttacagtgtacataaaAGTTTATTGGCTTATAAAAGCAGATGATATAATATCACAAATGAATGCTGCTGTTGTTCTAATGTAACTTTCAAAGCCTTGTGACTGCATTTTACTGCCTTGCTTTTACTCATCAACAGGCAGCCATGTTTTATATAACTAAGTAATTatagtttttcaaaataaaactgcCCAATAACCTGATTTTTTTGTGTTAGGGTTGTACATTGAGCATTTCATTTCTGCAGTTTTAAGCTATCAGAGTAATGGCATGGGACTTTTCTAGGTCAGCACTGATCTTAAATATTTACCCATGAAAATGACCTTGATCACCCAATCAACACAACATACACAAGAAAAGTAAACACTCTTGGGGAgtttaaagcatttttatttaacaaaaccaTTTTATTTGGCAGTGCAttcgcacacattcattctcTGCTACATTAGAAATGTGTTCTAAAAACATTCTGAGAcagattctcatgaaacctgtcaagaaaaagTCCTGGTCATAACGTATTTAAccaaaatacaataatttttttatgtatgtatatataaataaaataataatatttatattatatataattataaattaaacgttttgcaaaaagaaaatgaagagaACATTTAGAACCATTAAGATGTGTTGCATTTTAGTGAGAGTCTCGCAGCCACTGAGTATTGCATCAGGAATATTTAGATGGAATTGTTTcatattaaaaatgaaacaataattCATTTGAATCAATGAAACAATCATGTACATTTCAAAAATGAAATGTACATGATTCACAAACAAAAAgctggttcacaaataaattgaatcaGATCCACAAATAAAATGCAACgagtttcacaaaaatgaaattaattcacaaataaatttcatttaaaaaatgaaatgtacatgattcacaaacaaaaagttggttcacaaataaattgaatcagatccacaaataaaatgcaaggagtttcacaaaaaataaagggaaaacatttacaaatatatattttaactgacaaacacaactctgtccagcattccTTTATGAATTGTGCACATTTACTTGTGGATTTATTCCTGTGCATTTATGGATCGCTACAGACATTTGTcgattttgaaacaaatctagcgtcaagatgtgcacacaaatctacaaataggcggactccacccatcgtctactcaaaccaatcagataatggccacattatctatcttcaaccaatcacgATTTGTTTTACTATCAGGGCGGGACCACAGTCACAGAGCTATCATGAGCAGGGAATCAAGCATTTAGATAAACTCCAAGACTGTaaacttttaaagaaatggacACCATTAGAGGAATACTGTGACTTATGGTTCGTATCATTTTCTCTCAGTTAAAACatgtgtagtgtcttgttaaatgtcgatagctgaaaattgcccatttgtagagtgtcctgATAATTAtctttatagctaacctggctgactgAATGAGTCTACTATTTTAATTGTAaccaagtttcttgactgaaatgtgtcatcaaaacctttactggcagatccaaacagacacactactagactatacaaaagatcagtagtacaGATAGTGTCTTTATATAACAAGAATCATATTAGAtgatcttaggagcacaaaccataaataaataccctatattacacagtgtacaagatcGGCAATGGCAACaatttggtttcacattatgttaatgtttttaataaaagcagttgtaTGGTAATATTTATTAGAATGTAGCATTTTTGGACTACATTTAGGAGGTACTATTACAGGGTCCCTTTCTAAAATACAGCATAATATTCTGACAGTGATTGACTCCCAAGTGcatctaatatgattcatgttttataaaagacactatctgtactactgaccttttgtagtgtctagtagtgtttgtttggatctgccatgtaacattaaGAGAAAAGGTTTTAACATATTTCAGTAAAGAatgtttaaaaatttaaatagcaGACTCATACAGTCACCCTGGATAGCTATAAAGCGATcaggacactctacaaatgggcaattttcagctgttgaaatttaacaagacactacacGTGTTTATAACCGAGAGAAATTGATACGGACTTGAAATCGCAGTATTCCTCTGATGACGTCTGTTTCTTTAAATGTTTGCGGCCTTGGAGTTTATctgtatgtgcttgattccatgctcatgagagctgATAGTAAACCCTGATAGTAAAACGTATCGTGATTGGTTAAAGATAGACTGTGCTATGATTGGGCTGAGTAATTTGGCCGTTATCTGATTTGCTTGAGTAGACGATAGGTGGAGTCCACCTCAGGGCCGGCCCGacccaataaacaaactaaacatttgtttagggccaCGCGATTGGTTCGGGGCCCCCCACCACCcctaattattgtattttttgaaaatcaattactctaatcaacaaaacacacaaccgtatcaatgaaacgTAGTATGTTTCCTTTCATATATTTTTCGAAACATCTTAAACCTATTTTTGAACTAGGATAGAGGATTTTGAATTGTGTGGGTGCCGAGAGGATGATGCGCGCAGCATTCTGCTGTTTCTGTTTGTCGACTGCCAGGAGCAGTAGCTAGGTAACAGACATCCAGCCATCATGAAGCGAACGTACCCACCTGGATCAGAGAAATGCTGTTTTCCCGAATCAGACGATAGTGCATGGCAGAAGCTCTTTTAATATTGTTTGCTGCTTTTTgtgtgctggattttttcgtcattacagcggaaacaacttaaaatactccgtcattttgggcatacagaactgtaagacatcattagagtctataaagggtctacatttatttgtgtaaactcacaataacaacaaaaccttgtgcttttgtaaaataaagaaaatacatccGTCTCTGTCTCCGCAagaatatttctgaaacacgtcacaaaaatgaactgaaactccgcaaaaacatgaaacatatgtctaaataaagcttaaaatgtctacttttaaataaaacaatttaaaatatgtaaatttaaaatattatcctgcaatgtaatctgtatgaaaccaaGCTatgttagttgacatgctattttatataaacatgtacatattttactactgggactgtttccagaattGCCAGCcaagattcagagtattgaaatttgaaatatgtcctaaaaagcaagttttagttatatttaaaatgttgttttcggctaaagcaggtatttaaattgtatgctgtgtaatataaatataatgtgaattttttgattatattttaacttgtgtttatgctgcctcattatcatcaacaaagcttgtgcttgcaaatatttgggtgtaaatgtgtaaaatgtgctgtaaatatgcccatattagaaaatcagcatattataatgatttctgaaggatcatgcgacactgaagactgcagtaatgaagctgaaaattcagctttgattacaaattgcattttacaatattcaaatagaaaacagttgttttaaattgtaaaaatattttttagctgttttttggatcaaataacagccttggtgagcagaagagatttcttttaaaaacataaaaaaaatcttgctaatttaaacattttaaatggtacTGTAGGTCGTAAgtttttaagtaaagtctttatttaaagaaaatgtatagtcagat
The Xyrauchen texanus isolate HMW12.3.18 chromosome 14, RBS_HiC_50CHRs, whole genome shotgun sequence genome window above contains:
- the LOC127654842 gene encoding nuclear factor erythroid 2-related factor 2-like isoform X1, with product MMEIELPKMHPSQQDMELIDILWRQDVDLGAGREVFDLSYRQKEVELRRQREQEEEKQQQHLREQEKALLAQLQLDEETGEFVPWTAPAASALTHANKTNTEITQNGAFAEEGDAMSFDECMQLLAETFPLDEPAEPAPPCLDPSILPSTELMMPPDMTSFNQNPLLPGSLDQAWMELLSLPELRQCLSMQMQDTMNMDGFMNTSQSLEAQDPNYSQYLPGIDHLSSTQTEVCPPEYINTYDGSFNTMVSPNLSQMSLNGPEVSSDEFCNMFHPEMEVKVNSGSVTFDGGNMVSQHSEIPSDPPVNPMDLQSFSPANFDLEKPELMAEFLDSDSGLSLDASPHMSSPGKSLHGDGSYSFSDSDSEDMDGSPGSAESDYSEIFPLVYNCDGAQLSLSDKSMVEPQEMKVKNPKIKPAEGSGYSKPPFTKDKQKKRSEARLSRDEQRAKALQIPFTVDTIINLPVDDFNEMMSKQQLNEAQLSLIRDIRRRGKNKVAAQNCRKRKLENIVGLEYELDSLEEEKERLMNEKSERSTGLREMKQQLNTLYQEVFSMLRDEQGRPFSPNEYSLQHTADGTVFLVPRLKKTPVKND
- the LOC127654842 gene encoding nuclear factor erythroid 2-related factor 2-like isoform X2 encodes the protein MMEIELPKMHPSQQDMELIDILWRQDVDLGAGREVFDLSYRQKEVELRRQREQEEEKQQQHLREQEKALLAQLQLDEETGEFVPWTAPAASALTHANKTNTEITQNGAFAEEGDAMSFDECMQLLAETFPLDEPAEPAPPCLDPSILPSTELMMPPDMTSFNQNPLLPGSLDQAWMELLSLPELRCLSMQMQDTMNMDGFMNTSQSLEAQDPNYSQYLPGIDHLSSTQTEVCPPEYINTYDGSFNTMVSPNLSQMSLNGPEVSSDEFCNMFHPEMEVKVNSGSVTFDGGNMVSQHSEIPSDPPVNPMDLQSFSPANFDLEKPELMAEFLDSDSGLSLDASPHMSSPGKSLHGDGSYSFSDSDSEDMDGSPGSAESDYSEIFPLVYNCDGAQLSLSDKSMVEPQEMKVKNPKIKPAEGSGYSKPPFTKDKQKKRSEARLSRDEQRAKALQIPFTVDTIINLPVDDFNEMMSKQQLNEAQLSLIRDIRRRGKNKVAAQNCRKRKLENIVGLEYELDSLEEEKERLMNEKSERSTGLREMKQQLNTLYQEVFSMLRDEQGRPFSPNEYSLQHTADGTVFLVPRLKKTPVKND